The Sylvia atricapilla isolate bSylAtr1 chromosome 3, bSylAtr1.pri, whole genome shotgun sequence genome has a window encoding:
- the STX11 gene encoding syntaxin-11, which yields MKDRLSELREFARLHNQQFSDSDDDENSPQDILLYETDYALEILHKDIQNIRTENDHLKADVNRLRKQNTRFLTSMRRLSSIKRDTNCIARDIKSRGETIHRKLQVMRDFCEDAITKYGAMSVIARVAKNHYVDLMHTFQDAMFDYNATEMNQRENCKIRIQRQLEIMGKDVSGHQIEEMIEQGKWDVFSENLLSDVKGARAALNEIETRHKELVKLEGRIKEVHELFLQVALLVEEQADTFDVIEINMQNVEDYVGDAKDQVKKALEYRRKHPLRTILCCCLSCCRR from the coding sequence ATGAAAGACCGTTTAAGTGAGCTGCGTGAATTTGCCAGGTTACACAACCAACAGTTTTCTGATAGTGACGATGATGAAAATTCACCTCAGGATATTCTCCTTTATGAGACGGATTATGCCTTGGAAATTCTTCATAAGGACATACAGAACATCCGGACAGAAAATGACCACTTAAAAGCAGATGTCAACCGCCTCAGAAAGCAAAACACCCGCTTCCTTACTTCCATGCGCCGCCTTAGCAGCATCAAACGAGATACTAATTGTATTGCCAGAGACATTAAGAGCCGTGGAGAGACCATCCACAGGAAACTGCAGGTAATGAGAGATTTCTGTGAAGATGCAATAACAAAATACGGAGCTATGTCTGTCATTGCCAGGGTGGCAAAGAACCACTACGTCGACCTCATGCACACATTTCAGGACGCTATGTTTGATTACAATGCAACGGAGATGAACCAGCGGGAGAACTGCAAGATTCGGATTCAGCGGCAGCTGGAGATCATGGGCAAAGATGTTTCTGGACACCAGATTGAGGAGATGATTGAGCAAGGCAAATGGGATGTCTTCTCCGAGAATCTCTTGTCAGATGTCAAGGGAGCCCGCGCAGCCTTGAACGAGATAGAGACGCGGCACAAGGAGCTGGTGAAGTTAGAGGGTCGCATTAAGGAAGTTCATGAGCTCTTTCTGCAGGTGGCCCTGCTGGTAGAGGAACAGGCAGACACCTTTGATGTTATTGAGATAAATATGCAAAATGTTGAGGACTATGTAGGAGATGCTAAAGACCAAGTGAAAAAAGCTTTGGAATACAGGAGGAAACATCCCCTCAGAACaatcctctgctgctgcttatCATGTTGCAGAAGGTGA